One genomic window of Cygnus olor isolate bCygOlo1 chromosome 3, bCygOlo1.pri.v2, whole genome shotgun sequence includes the following:
- the VGLL2 gene encoding transcription cofactor vestigial-like protein 2, translating into MSCLDVMYQVYGPPQAYFAAAYSPYPPKLAFYSKMQEAPESGSSASTSSSFSGHAAASIKEEDCGPEKERPPEAEYISSRCVLFTYFQGDISAVVDEHFSRALSQPSSFSLGSAKARNAGSWRARRYSFCGGSLLS; encoded by the exons ATGAGCTGCCTGGATGTTATGTACCAAGTGTACGGGCCGCCCCAGGCGTACTTCGCGGCAGCCTACAGCCCCTATCCCCCG AAACTCGCCTTTTACTCCAAAATGCAAGAAGCCCCGGAGAGCGGCAGCAGCGCCAGTACCAGCAGCTCCTTCTCCGGCCACGCCGCCGCCAGCATCAAGGAGGAGGACTGCGGCCCCGAGAAGGAGCGACCCCCCGAGGCCGAGTACATCAGCTCCCGCTGCGTGCTCTTCACCTACTTCCAGGGAGACATCAGCGCCGTGGTGGACGAGCACTTCAGCCGGGCCCtcagccagcccagcagcttCTCCCTCGGCAGCGCCAAGGCGAGGAACGCCGGCTCCTGGCGGG CTCGACGTTACTCCTTCTGTGGTGGATCCCTTCTGAGCTGA